One genomic segment of Gammaproteobacteria bacterium includes these proteins:
- a CDS encoding HU family DNA-binding protein has protein sequence MAAMKKAASKPKAKTVAKVVKAPAISADKPLTKSETYAYLAATTGLARKQVVSVFENLSGLIGKCLGKKGPGVYVVPGLMKVRVVRKPATKEREGINPFTGQPTIFKAKPARNVVKIQALKAMKDMVR, from the coding sequence ATGGCTGCAATGAAAAAGGCTGCTTCCAAACCCAAGGCCAAAACCGTGGCCAAGGTCGTCAAGGCCCCGGCGATTTCGGCCGACAAGCCCTTGACCAAGTCGGAGACTTACGCGTACCTGGCCGCCACCACCGGGCTGGCCCGCAAACAGGTGGTCAGCGTATTTGAAAACCTGTCCGGCCTGATCGGCAAGTGCCTCGGCAAGAAAGGCCCGGGCGTGTACGTGGTGCCCGGTCTGATGAAAGTCCGCGTGGTGCGCAAGCCCGCCACCAAGGAACGCGAAGGTATCAATCCGTTCACCGGTCAGCCGACGATTTTCAAGGCCAAACCCGCACGCAATGTGGTGAAGATTCAGGCCCTCAAGGCCATGAAGGACATGGTGAGGTAA
- a CDS encoding TerB family tellurite resistance protein codes for MFAQLVKFLDQQLGNREAAVSADELQRAVATLCVEMARADMEEHPNELARAQKMLAQRFALTTEQAAGLLKAGMAESDRAASLYRFVKLINRQFDADAKRGLLVMLWRLAYADGQLDKYEDALMHKLAELMYVPIVDLMRAKDLALQEK; via the coding sequence ATGTTCGCGCAACTGGTCAAGTTCCTGGATCAGCAGCTCGGCAACCGTGAGGCCGCGGTGTCCGCCGATGAGCTGCAGCGTGCAGTCGCCACGTTGTGTGTGGAGATGGCGCGCGCCGACATGGAGGAGCATCCCAATGAGCTGGCGCGCGCCCAGAAGATGCTGGCGCAGCGCTTCGCGCTTACCACTGAACAGGCCGCTGGGCTATTGAAAGCGGGCATGGCGGAATCGGACCGCGCCGCGTCGCTTTATCGTTTCGTGAAGCTCATCAACCGGCAGTTCGACGCCGATGCGAAACGCGGCCTGCTGGTCATGCTGTGGCGTCTGGCGTACGCCGATGGGCAGCTTGACAAGTACGAGGATGCGCTCATGCACAAGCTCGCCGAACTGATGTACGTGCCGATCGTGGATTTGATGCGCGCCAAGGATCTGGCGTTGCAGGAAAAATAA